In a genomic window of Gemmatimonadaceae bacterium:
- a CDS encoding ABC transporter ATP-binding protein produces MNDPRYAILAERLVKVYGQGRTRVEALRGVDLAVRPGDLWAIMGPSGGGKTTLLTILGLVTEPTEGRVLLDGEDIYGGGRAPDVARIRRESIGFVFQSPNLIPFLTARENVLLPLSLAGVRGTPAEARTAELLEYLEIADRAAQYPNQLSGGEQQRVAIARALANNPKILLADEPTASLDTDRALAVMRLLRQVSTTYRTAVLVVTHDHRLIGKVDRVIEMRDGRFVEDVASGAMSGPP; encoded by the coding sequence CCTGGCCGAGCGACTCGTCAAGGTGTACGGCCAGGGCCGGACCCGCGTGGAAGCGCTCAGAGGAGTTGACCTCGCGGTGCGCCCTGGGGACTTGTGGGCCATCATGGGTCCGAGCGGGGGTGGCAAGACCACTCTTCTCACGATTCTCGGCCTGGTGACCGAACCAACCGAAGGACGCGTGCTGCTCGACGGGGAAGACATTTATGGAGGAGGGCGGGCCCCCGATGTGGCGCGTATCCGACGCGAGAGCATCGGCTTTGTCTTTCAGTCCCCCAACCTGATTCCGTTCCTGACCGCGAGAGAGAACGTACTGCTGCCGCTCAGCTTGGCCGGTGTCCGCGGCACGCCGGCCGAAGCCCGGACGGCGGAACTGCTCGAGTATCTGGAAATCGCGGACCGCGCGGCTCAGTACCCGAACCAACTCTCCGGCGGCGAGCAGCAGCGCGTCGCCATCGCGCGCGCGCTGGCCAACAATCCGAAGATCCTGCTCGCGGACGAGCCGACGGCGAGCCTCGATACCGACCGCGCACTCGCCGTGATGCGGCTGCTGCGCCAGGTCTCAACCACGTACCGCACGGCGGTGCTGGTGGTCACGCACGATCACCGTTTGATCGGGAAGGTCGACCGCGTGATTGAGATGCGGGATGGCCGGTTTGTCGAGGACGTCGCCAGCGGCGCGATGTCCGGACCTCCGTGA